From the Mycobacterium sp. DL592 genome, the window TCCACGAGGTGCAGGCCGGTGACTTGGAGAACCGCAACGACGAGGATGCGATCGCCGAGTTCAACGCGATCTACCAGCGCTGGCATGAAGGCGATCTTGATCTCGCGATGCCGGGTGGGGAATCCGCGCGCGATGTGCTCGACCGCTACCTACCGGTGATCACCGACCTGCGTCTGCGCTACCTCGACGACCACGACTGGCACGACGACATAGTGGTGGTCAGCCACGGCGCGGCGATCCGGTTGACCGCGGCGACCCTCGCTGGCGTGGAGCACAGCTTCGTCCTCGACAACCATCTGGCCAACACCGAGTCGGTGATCTTGGCCCCCATCACCGACGGCCGCTGGAGCTGCGTGCAATGGGGTTCGAAGAAGCCGCCGTTCTACCCCGAGCCGGACGTCCACCCCGTCGAGGACGCGCTGGAATCAGCTGATCCGATGGGCTGAGCGCCCACCTCACACAGCGGCCCGCTCGAAGGTTTGCTGGGCGCAGTCGCAGCCGACGGTTTCGCAGTCAATTGCCAGCCCGTGCAGAATTAGCTCCGGAGCCTCGCAGCCGTCCTCCGTGCATTCCGCCCGATACCGGGAATGACGAATCAGAGTGCCATGACAGTGGCCGAGCCCTGCGGCACAGTCTCGGCAGTTCATCCCCATAGTTCGTTCATAACATCCGGCTCTGACAAAGCAGCGTTGCCGCGCGGGAGTCGCCGGCTGGGCTTTACGCCGCGGGCGAAAGCGGGATGCAATTGCTGGCGAGGTGAGTTATGTTTAGTGCCCTCAGCCCTTCGGGGGTGGGCTGGTTAACTGCCGGGCCAGCCATCGTTCTTCAAAGTACACGGCCTAGAAGTTAGGACTGACCATGATGTCACGTCGTCTGACGCGCCAGATCGCACTTTTTGCTGGCGGTCTCGCGATCGTCGGTATGGGGACCCTTACCGCCTGCGGTAAGGAAAAGGAGAAGGCCCCGGAGACCACGTCGCCCACCAGCACCTCTGCTCCCGCGCCGTCGCCGACCGAGAAGGCCCTCACGCCTGGTGGCGCCAACTCCTTCACCCCCACGGTCAAGGCTCCGCCGGCGCCGACCGCGCTTCCCGGCAACGTCATCACCGGCGGTAACTGAGCCGCTACGCCGGCAACCGTCCGCAGCTCCCACTGACCGACAGTGAACCGAAGGCATCGTTCACGAACGCTGTCCATGGTGGGACTGCTGACGGTGCTGGCCATCGGCGCGGCGCTGGTCGCTGATCTCCGTCATCCCCCGGCCCAGGCGGCAGGCACGATCAGCGGCCCGTATGCGTCTCTGCTGGCGAGTTCGACGGACCTCGGTCCGGCTCGGACGAACCACGTCCAGCTCACTGTGGCCCTGCGGGCTGCCGACCGACCCGATCTATTGATGGGGTGGGCGCAGCAGCAGGGCCTTTCGGTGCGCTGGCGCCCGGGTGACGCCTGGGCCATCGTCGAAGGCGAACCCACCGCGGTGGCGGGGGCCTTCGACGTCGACGTCCACGACTACCGCGGTAAGCGCGGCCAGGTGTTCTATGCTTCCCCGCAGCAGTCGGTGGTCCCTTCCGTTCTCCGCGTCGAGGTGGCCGAATTCGGACGGATTCTTGGCTACACACCCCACCACGAGTCCACGCCGTGGGTGCTGCCCCTGGAAGTGCCCGACCAGGGCCTGACGCCCAGCGGCATACTGAACACCTACGACGCAACACCGTTGCGCGACAAGGGTTTCAGCGGCAAGGGCCAGACCGTCGTGGTGTTCGCGTTCGACGGATTCGACCAGGCTGACCTCGATATGTTCGCCACGACGTTCAACCTGCCCAAGTTCACCCCGGAGGTCGTCGGCGGCCAGCCGGACTCCCGGCGCGGTGAGGCGACGATGGACCTCGAGGCGATCCACGCGATCGCTCCCGACGCCAAGAAGGTTCTTGTCAACGCGCGGTCCACCGTTGAAGGCGACGGCTCCTACGAGAAGATCGCCACGCTGATGGAGGACACCGAGAAGCGTTACCCCGGTGCGGTGTGGAGTTTTTCGATCGGCTGGGGCTGCGACAAGCTCATCACCGCCGCCGATCTCGCGCCGGTGCGTGCCGCGCTGGCCAAGGCACACAAGTCCGGTACCACGGCGTTCAACGCCAGCGGCGACCTCGCGGGCTTGGAATGCAAGGGCGGCCAGGAGTGGTCGTCACCGCCGAGCACCAACGACGTCGGACTCGACGCGGTGGCCTCGATGCCGGAGATGACCGACGTCGGCGGCACCACGTTGTCGACGGACGCCGACGGCCGGTGGCTGGCCGAGCAGGCCTGGTTCGACGCGCCGCTGTCGCAGGGCTCCGGCGGTGGGGTGTCCACCTTGTTCGAGCGGCCAGACTGGCAGCAGAACGTCACCGTGACAACGGGTGCCGGGCAGCGCCTGACGCCCGATATCGCCGCGGTCGCCGACCCGTTCACCGGCGTCAAGATCGTTTTCAACCAGCAGGTTGTGGTCGGCGGCGGCACGTCGCTGTCAGCGCCGATCTGGGCCGGACTGACCGCGCTGATGAACCAGTTCCTGATCAGCCGCAGTGGGCGCCTCATCGGTGATCTGAATCCGCTGCTCTACCACATCGCCGAAGGTGCACCATTTCCTGCGTTCCGCGATGTCACGCTCGGCGGCAACGCCGTCGCCATCGCCGGCCCGGGGTACGACCTGGTGACCGGACTGGGTACACCCGATATCGAGAATCTCGCGCAAAACATTCTGGTGACGCAGAAGGTGATCGATTGACCAGGGGGAACCACCCATGACTACCGACAGTGACACCGGCGCGAACGGCGTGCCGCGGGTCGAATGCGCCGTCTGCGAGATCGATGTGCCGGCAGGCGCATTCTGTGGCTACTGCGGCGGACACTTGACATCAGAACCCCGTCGGGGCCCGAAGTGGTTGCGGCAGGACACCTTCGGGGCCGCGCCCAACGAGAGTGTGCTGCGGCCGTCGATCGCTAGTTCGTTGTTCCCGCACCTGCCCAACCAGTCGCGCACCCCGTTCCGGGTCGGCCTGGCGCTGGTCCTGATCGGCCTGGTCGGCTTCGCGGTCCTCAAACTGCCGGCCGCGCTGATAACCGTTGCGGCACTGGGTCTCCCGCTGCTCTTCGTGCTCTACCTCAGCGAGTCCAACGTCTACCGCGACGTGTCCGCGGTGTCGCTGGCGGTTGCCGGCATCATGGGTGCCGGTCTCGGTGTCGGCTGGGTGCTGCTGACCGGCGAGATGGTGGCCCGCGCCTACGGTGTCCCGATGGCGGCCGGCCTGGCCATTCATCATCTGGTGCGCGAGGGCGTCCTGATCCCGGCGGGTGGGATGATCCTCATGCTGGTGCCGACCGTCGTCGTCCGGCTGATCGAACGCCGGTCCCGAGAGTCGTTGGACGGGTTCGTGATCGGTGCGCTGGCGGCGCTGATGTTCGCCGCCGCCGCAACGCTGACCCGGCTGGCACCGCAGTTCGCCACCGGTCTACTGGCGCACGCCCGCCCCTTCATAAGTCTGCTCGTCGAGGCAGTCATCTGCGGGGTGACGATCCCGCTGACCGCCGCGGTGGCCGGCGGCATGGTCGGTATTGCGTTGTGGTTCAAGGGCCAGACCGAGAATCCGCACGAGCACCCGGCACGCACCCGTGCTGCCCTGTGGCTGCTGGCGATCCTGGTGGTGCTGATCCACACCGGTGTCGCCATCACCGACATCGTCGGGATGCCGCAGATCCAGATGCTGGTGATTCACATCGTGATGACGATCGTCGTCCTGATCCTGCTGCGGATTGCGTTGCAAATGGCACTGTTACGCGAGGCCAAGGACCCGATTCTGGAGGGCGAGCCACTGCTGTGTGTGCACTGCGAGCACGTCGTTCCTGACATGGCGTTCTGCCCCGCCTGCGGGGTCGCCACCCGTGCGTCGTCGCGTTCCTCACGTCAGGACCGCCGGGATTCACGGCCGGTGCGCCAGGTCGCGGCGGAGGGTTCGTGAGCGCTGCGAAGACGGCCGACTCGGACGAGGAGCTCTACCCCGGGTACGCGGTGCCGGCGGGGACCTACGTCGCTCCCGAGATCAAGCGCACCCGGATGTCTCGCACGGTCGGGTTGTGGACGGCGGGCATCGTCGTCGTCGCTGCGGTTCTGGTCGGGGTCTCACTGTCGGTCACCAAGAAGGCCCCGCGGTTCATGTGCCCGCCGGACTGCGGCCGGCCGCCCACCGGCACTCCGGTAGCGGCGCTGCCCCGCTACACCTCGCCGGATGGTTCGTTCTCGGTGTCGTATCCCTCGCCGGAGTCGGCCTACGAGATCTCCCAGGACAAGCGAGGCATCACCGCGAAGTTCACCGCCGGTGACACCGGCGTCCTGCAACTGTTCTCCGAGCCTGCCCGGGGCCGCGAGCCTCGCCAGATCGCGCTGGACCTGCTCAAGCAGAAGTTCCCGGACGCCAAGATCGCCTACGAGATCCCCAACGCGATGGTCGGCTACCAGCCCGGCTACGGCGAGGTGGCCGACAGCTGGCCGCAGGGCACCTCGAGCAGCTACATCCGGATCCGCACCGTTCTACTGGTCGCCGTCAAGAACGACCTGGCACTGGTGGCCGGCGCGGTCGGCCCGTATCACGCCTTCGGGCCCGACTTCGGGCCCGGCCTGCCCTCCGGGGTCAACCTGCAGATCGCGCAGGACATGGGCAAGTACGTCAACAGCTTCACCTGGAAGGGTGACCCGGCGCGCTGATAAGCGCTGAAAAGCGTTCAGCCCCAGCCAAGCTCGTGAAGCCGGTCGTCGTCGATGCCGAAGTGGTGGGCGATCTCGTGGATCACCGTGATCGCCACCTCCTCGACGACGTCGGCTTCGGTGTCGCAGATCTCCAGCAGGCTGTCGCGATAGATGGTGATGGTGTCGGGCAGGGCGCCGGCATAGGTCGAGTCCCGCTCGGTCAGCGCGATGCCCTCGTAGAGCCCGAGCAGATCGGGCTCCTCAGGATGGCGTCCATCGACGAGCACCACCACGTTGTCGATGGCTGCGGCCAGTTCGGGCGGGATCAGGTCCAGCGCGTCGGAAACCAGTTCCTCGAACCGCTGCGGGCTCATCTCTGCGGGCACTAAGCCGCCGGCGGGATGACGGGCTCGACCGGTCCCGGCGGCGCTCCGGCGGGGGCGCCCCCTTCCATCGGCGGTGCCTCGTTCTGCGGTCCGGGTGCCGGTCCGGGCTCGCCGTTGATGACGTTGCCCTGCGGCGGAGGAGCAGCTGGCGAAACCGGTGTCGCCGCCGAGGTGGGCGCCGGCGACTGACTGGTCGGCGCTGTGGACTGCTGCGGCAGGTGCTGGGTCGGCCCCTGCTGCTGGCTGCCCGTGGACTGGGAGCTGCCGGAGCTGCTGGAGCTGTCTGTCGTCGACGGTGAATAGGTGGTCGACGGCGAGTCGGGCAACAGCGGGATCGGCGGCATGTTCAACCGCTCCTCGGGAATGTCCGGCGGCGGGACCGGCGGCAACCCGTTGATCAGCAGCGGCCCCTTGGCCGGGTTGATCAGGGTGGCCCAGCCGCCGTTGCCCAAGGTTGCTCCAATGCTGCAGGACACCTGGTGGCTGCCCGCGGTCCAGCTCGGCAGGGAGATCGTGCTGTAGATGAGCGTCAGCGTGGTGGTCCGCAGTTGCAGCGGGGCCAGGTAGGCATCCGTCAGTCGGGTGCAGGCGTCCTTGATGAACGCGTCCTGGTCGGCGTCCGGCGGCAGTGCGCCGGGGAACTTCTCGGCCAGGTTCACCGTGCCGGTGACCTCCATGGCGTGCGGTGCTCCGCAGTCGACCGGAACGTCGGTCGGCTGGTTGGTCGACGGGTCGATGCCCAGGCAGGTGCCCGCGGCCCACACCTTGGACTGGTCGAGGTCGGCCACCTTGCCCTTGAATGCGATCTGCTGGTTGTCGGCGCCGGCCAGCTGCAGGCCGCACAGCATCCGGCGCTCGCCGGACTGCTTCCAGGCCTTGTCGCCGGACCACAGCATGCTGACGGTGAAGCGGCTGTTCGGGTCGTACTTGGCGCCGAGATAGCGCTCCACGGCCGGCTGGCACTGCTCGAGACTGATCTGCTGGATCCGCGCGGGCGATGGCGGTGCGGCATCGGGCCCGTATTCGGTGCCCGGGTAGGCCCGCATGTCGACGGACTCGGCGACCTCGAAGCGATGGTCGTCCTTGCAGTCGACGATGGTCGCCGCGTCGGGGTTCTTGTCCGGCCAGGTCAGGCAGCTACCGGCTTTGGCGTTGGCGAACGCCGCGGTGCCCTTGGAGCCGACGAACGGGTCGCTGCCGACATATCCGGTCAGCCGGTTGCTCATGCTGACCGGCAGGGCGGTAAGCACGCCGGCGATCAACAGGCCGCCGAGGGCAGTCAGCAGCAGCGCACGCCGGGTCGAGGTGGCTTGCAGGGTGCCGAGAAACGTCCGCCGCGACGGGGCCGCTTCGGCCTCCGTCGTGGGTGTGTCCGCACGCTCGGTCAACTGCAACATCGCGTCCATTGTGTCAGGCGCGCCGAGCGATGTGACAAGTGATACAGAAGTAATGTTATGGGGTTGTGCTGTGCCAACGGGCCGTCATCTGCCGGAGGGGCTGACGCGCGGCCCCACAGACAAAAGTAGGGTTCAGGTCGTGATCGACCTGAAACTGCTGCGCGACGACCCCGATGCGGTACGGCGGTCCCAGCTCAGCCGTGGCGAGGACCCGGGTCTCGTCGACGCTCTGCTGGACGCCGACACAGCACGCCGCGCTGCGATCTCCGCCGCCGACAACTTGCGAGCCGAGCAGAAAGCCGCCAGCAAGAAGGTCGGCAGCGCCTCGCCCGAAGACCGGCCCGCCCTCCTGGAGAGCGCCAAAGAGCTTGCCGCTGCGGTCAAGTCGGCCGAGGCCGAGCAGGCCCAGGCCGAAGCGGCGTTCTCCGCTGCGCACCTGGCGATCGGCAACGTCATCATCGAGGGCGTCCCGGCCGGTGGTGAGGACGACTTCGTCGTCCTCGACGTTGTCGGTGAGCCGCCGGTGATCGAGAACCCTAAGGACCACCTGGAACTGGGGGAGAACCTCGGGCTCATCG encodes:
- a CDS encoding S53 family peptidase, which gives rise to MVGLLTVLAIGAALVADLRHPPAQAAGTISGPYASLLASSTDLGPARTNHVQLTVALRAADRPDLLMGWAQQQGLSVRWRPGDAWAIVEGEPTAVAGAFDVDVHDYRGKRGQVFYASPQQSVVPSVLRVEVAEFGRILGYTPHHESTPWVLPLEVPDQGLTPSGILNTYDATPLRDKGFSGKGQTVVVFAFDGFDQADLDMFATTFNLPKFTPEVVGGQPDSRRGEATMDLEAIHAIAPDAKKVLVNARSTVEGDGSYEKIATLMEDTEKRYPGAVWSFSIGWGCDKLITAADLAPVRAALAKAHKSGTTAFNASGDLAGLECKGGQEWSSPPSTNDVGLDAVASMPEMTDVGGTTLSTDADGRWLAEQAWFDAPLSQGSGGGVSTLFERPDWQQNVTVTTGAGQRLTPDIAAVADPFTGVKIVFNQQVVVGGGTSLSAPIWAGLTALMNQFLISRSGRLIGDLNPLLYHIAEGAPFPAFRDVTLGGNAVAIAGPGYDLVTGLGTPDIENLAQNILVTQKVID
- a CDS encoding metallopeptidase family protein — protein: MSPQRFEELVSDALDLIPPELAAAIDNVVVLVDGRHPEEPDLLGLYEGIALTERDSTYAGALPDTITIYRDSLLEICDTEADVVEEVAITVIHEIAHHFGIDDDRLHELGWG
- a CDS encoding histidine phosphatase family protein, which translates into the protein MSGRLILVRHGQSHANVERRLDTRPPGADLTDLGRDQARAFARDSERPPGLLIHSVALRAAQTAAEIGAELRVAPAEFEGIHEVQAGDLENRNDEDAIAEFNAIYQRWHEGDLDLAMPGGESARDVLDRYLPVITDLRLRYLDDHDWHDDIVVVSHGAAIRLTAATLAGVEHSFVLDNHLANTESVILAPITDGRWSCVQWGSKKPPFYPEPDVHPVEDALESADPMG
- a CDS encoding zinc ribbon domain-containing protein, which encodes MTTDSDTGANGVPRVECAVCEIDVPAGAFCGYCGGHLTSEPRRGPKWLRQDTFGAAPNESVLRPSIASSLFPHLPNQSRTPFRVGLALVLIGLVGFAVLKLPAALITVAALGLPLLFVLYLSESNVYRDVSAVSLAVAGIMGAGLGVGWVLLTGEMVARAYGVPMAAGLAIHHLVREGVLIPAGGMILMLVPTVVVRLIERRSRESLDGFVIGALAALMFAAAATLTRLAPQFATGLLAHARPFISLLVEAVICGVTIPLTAAVAGGMVGIALWFKGQTENPHEHPARTRAALWLLAILVVLIHTGVAITDIVGMPQIQMLVIHIVMTIVVLILLRIALQMALLREAKDPILEGEPLLCVHCEHVVPDMAFCPACGVATRASSRSSRQDRRDSRPVRQVAAEGS
- a CDS encoding septum formation family protein; this encodes MDAMLQLTERADTPTTEAEAAPSRRTFLGTLQATSTRRALLLTALGGLLIAGVLTALPVSMSNRLTGYVGSDPFVGSKGTAAFANAKAGSCLTWPDKNPDAATIVDCKDDHRFEVAESVDMRAYPGTEYGPDAAPPSPARIQQISLEQCQPAVERYLGAKYDPNSRFTVSMLWSGDKAWKQSGERRMLCGLQLAGADNQQIAFKGKVADLDQSKVWAAGTCLGIDPSTNQPTDVPVDCGAPHAMEVTGTVNLAEKFPGALPPDADQDAFIKDACTRLTDAYLAPLQLRTTTLTLIYSTISLPSWTAGSHQVSCSIGATLGNGGWATLINPAKGPLLINGLPPVPPPDIPEERLNMPPIPLLPDSPSTTYSPSTTDSSSSSGSSQSTGSQQQGPTQHLPQQSTAPTSQSPAPTSAATPVSPAAPPPQGNVINGEPGPAPGPQNEAPPMEGGAPAGAPPGPVEPVIPPAA